A stretch of the Corynebacterium maris DSM 45190 genome encodes the following:
- a CDS encoding class I SAM-dependent methyltransferase, protein MTKQTPAPHPAVSYRPASQKTAPGFRDDAHRRSRAAAFSDGADVYEDVRPGYPREVVELLATAKTVVDVGAGTGKLTRDLTAPGRDVLATDPSADMVRTLSRLFDVPVWRATAEATALADDSVDAVVCAQTWHWVDVAAASAEFDRIVRPGGQVVLVWNTIDVSDPWVLRLARIMHSGDIQKEGFLPDVGAPWEVAEELRLTWTDSLTPAQVHRLTQTRSYWLRSDEKIRRRVSDNLRWYLFEHTGLTEDSVIALPYRTDAFVLRRARGR, encoded by the coding sequence ATGACTAAACAGACCCCTGCCCCGCATCCCGCCGTCTCTTACCGCCCGGCGTCGCAGAAAACGGCCCCCGGCTTCCGTGACGACGCCCACCGCCGCTCCCGGGCCGCGGCGTTTTCCGACGGCGCCGACGTCTACGAGGACGTGCGCCCCGGCTACCCGCGGGAGGTCGTCGAGCTGCTCGCCACGGCCAAGACGGTGGTCGACGTGGGAGCCGGCACGGGCAAACTGACCCGTGATCTGACGGCGCCCGGCCGTGACGTCTTGGCCACGGACCCTTCAGCGGACATGGTGCGCACACTGTCCCGGCTGTTCGACGTGCCGGTGTGGCGGGCCACCGCGGAAGCCACCGCGCTGGCCGACGACAGCGTGGACGCGGTCGTGTGCGCCCAGACGTGGCACTGGGTGGACGTGGCCGCCGCCAGCGCGGAGTTCGATCGCATCGTCCGCCCCGGCGGGCAGGTCGTGCTGGTGTGGAACACGATCGACGTCTCCGACCCGTGGGTGCTGCGTCTGGCGCGCATCATGCATTCCGGGGACATCCAGAAGGAGGGTTTTCTCCCCGACGTCGGCGCTCCCTGGGAGGTGGCGGAGGAACTGCGGTTGACATGGACGGATTCCTTGACCCCCGCCCAGGTGCATCGGCTGACGCAGACGCGTTCGTATTGGCTGCGCTCGGACGAGAAGATTCGACGGCGGGTGAGCGACAATCTGCGGTGGTACCTCTTCGAGCACACCGGCCTGACCGAGGATTCCGTCATTGCACTGCCGTATCGCACGGACGCCTTCGTGTTGCGGCGGGCGCGCGGTCGGTAG
- a CDS encoding ABC transporter transmembrane domain-containing protein, which yields MSRLPAATDQRWLIKTVLSRWRATHPAAVLMTVGFLCNGLTPVILGLAIDTAIAPQDWRRLLLWIGVFVLIFAVNIVATFFGRRLMIRAILEVGHDVRMEVTDRIQHPKGLGGKKRTAGELLSIATSDTQKVADAVFMTVFPVAEVVSLLYVGVMMMLINVPLGIAVLIGGPLVVWISLKASTPLRRRSSARQAALAQTAAVATDVVQGLRIIKGLGAVNTVRGRYGGFSDHAYGRTVQANAAQARLNATTESIGAVYVIVVAVAAGFLALNDMISVGDLITAIGLTQFTIMPMTMLGRNFAVRWAPAQASAERIVAVLAAPARFDAEHETVPDLPAGVTVVTGPAPEELVQAPRHRVVVAPHSADLFDGSVYDNVHPDQERARGALRTASAGDIPGGPERTVGEYGRNLSGGQRQRVALARALAADPEILVLQDPTTAVDSVTEQAIAAGVAAARAEKVTVVYADAPAWKAVADRVVTTYEEAVR from the coding sequence ATGAGCAGACTACCTGCAGCCACCGATCAGCGGTGGCTGATCAAGACTGTCCTGTCCCGCTGGCGGGCCACCCACCCGGCGGCGGTCCTGATGACCGTCGGCTTTTTGTGTAACGGTCTGACGCCGGTGATTCTGGGATTGGCCATCGACACCGCCATCGCCCCGCAGGACTGGCGACGTCTGCTGCTGTGGATCGGCGTGTTCGTGCTGATTTTCGCCGTCAACATCGTCGCCACTTTCTTCGGCCGCCGCCTGATGATCCGGGCCATCCTCGAAGTCGGCCACGACGTGCGCATGGAGGTCACCGACCGCATCCAGCACCCCAAGGGGCTGGGCGGAAAGAAGCGCACGGCCGGTGAGCTGCTGTCGATTGCCACCTCCGACACCCAGAAAGTCGCCGACGCGGTGTTCATGACGGTGTTTCCCGTCGCAGAGGTCGTTTCGTTGCTGTATGTCGGGGTCATGATGATGCTGATCAATGTGCCGTTGGGCATTGCGGTGCTGATCGGCGGCCCGCTGGTGGTCTGGATTTCGCTGAAGGCGTCGACGCCGCTGCGGCGCCGCAGCTCGGCACGGCAGGCGGCGCTGGCCCAGACCGCCGCCGTGGCCACGGACGTGGTGCAGGGGCTGCGCATCATCAAGGGGCTCGGCGCCGTCAACACCGTCCGCGGGCGCTACGGCGGGTTCTCCGACCACGCTTATGGGCGCACGGTGCAGGCCAACGCCGCCCAGGCCCGGCTGAACGCGACCACCGAGTCCATCGGCGCGGTGTATGTGATCGTGGTCGCCGTGGCCGCCGGTTTCTTGGCCTTGAACGACATGATCAGCGTCGGCGACCTGATCACCGCCATCGGCCTGACGCAGTTCACGATCATGCCGATGACCATGCTGGGCCGGAATTTCGCGGTGCGTTGGGCGCCCGCCCAGGCTTCCGCCGAACGCATCGTCGCGGTGCTGGCCGCCCCCGCCCGCTTCGACGCGGAGCACGAGACCGTGCCGGATCTGCCCGCCGGCGTCACCGTGGTCACCGGGCCGGCCCCGGAGGAGCTCGTCCAGGCCCCGCGCCACCGGGTGGTCGTCGCCCCGCACTCCGCCGACCTTTTCGACGGCAGCGTCTACGACAACGTCCACCCGGACCAGGAGCGCGCCCGCGGGGCGCTGCGCACGGCGTCCGCCGGCGACATCCCCGGTGGCCCGGAGCGCACGGTCGGCGAATACGGGCGCAACCTCTCCGGTGGGCAGCGTCAACGCGTGGCCCTGGCCCGGGCCTTGGCCGCCGACCCCGAGATCCTGGTGCTGCAAGACCCGACGACCGCCGTCGACTCCGTGACGGAACAGGCCATCGCCGCAGGTGTGGCCGCCGCCCGGGCAGAGAAGGTCACCGTGGTCTACGCCGACGCGCCGGCGTGGAAAGCCGTCGCCGACCGGGTCGTCACCACCTATGAGGAGGCCGTGCGATGA